The following are encoded in a window of Diorhabda sublineata isolate icDioSubl1.1 chromosome 5, icDioSubl1.1, whole genome shotgun sequence genomic DNA:
- the LOC130444673 gene encoding craniofacial development protein 2-like — protein MDDQNGKRQWQRKRTMICGTWNIQGIRTKVDDILQEIKKHKLDFIALSETKKKGQGTQTLGEYIHIYSGVNKEEHAKRGISLLIHEKYKKNVSSWEAISDRTIKVNVNLKGCKITIIATYGPNEDARVDEKEKYYETLNELISQTGNDREIIILGDLNARTGKETKHEIIGPYGENTRNDNGSRLIDVCQHNLLRIMNGYFKHKEIHTYTWTQITRNLRSIIDYLVMKQKTKIKVHNVRVYRSAECGSDHHLIKAKLIMPIIKDNKQKNQLQNSKDLTYIDIPNYNIESLMNESTKLLYQQRLDQNLPQEYEQEPTDNLTKVVIDSIHKAAKEALGYKEMKKRTRNYWWTEQLQNLKEQKQRLYHTWLSTKKAEHKEQYSEAVSKFKTAAIEAKNLSWENKCKELDTYLGGRQSRESWRFIDNVRSGRKENIPIGTISPNKWQDYYRSLLREQRSEYSNMPAEDIRITGIKVKDVHLQALLHIS, from the exons ATGGATGATCAAAATGGAAAACGACAATGGCAACGAAAACGGACTATGATTTGTGGAACATGGAATATACAGGGAATTAGAACGAAGGTAGATgacattttacaagaaattaaaaaacataaactgGACTTTATTGCTCTctctgaaacaaagaaaaaaggacAAGGTACACAAACACTCGGGGAATATATCCACATATACAGCGGCGTTAACAAAGAAGAACATGCAAAAAGGGGTATATCGCTCCTTATACATGAGAAGTATAAGAAGAACGTCTCCAGCTGGGAAGCAATAAGCGATAGAACAATAAAAGTTAATGTCAATTTAAAAGGCtgcaaaataacaataattgctaCTTATGGACCTAATGAAGACGCACGggtagatgaaaaagaaaagtattatgaaacgcTAAATGAGCTAATATCTCAGACAGGTAACGATCGAGAAATCATAATACTGGGAGACCTAAATGCTAGAACTGGCAAAGAAACGAAGCATGAGATAATAGGGCCCTACGGTGAAAATACCAGGAATGATAATGGCTCCAGGTTGATAGATGTCTGTCAACATAACTTACTAAGAATAATGAATGGGTATTTTAAACATAAGGAAATACACACATATACATGGACGCAAATAACTAGAAATCTAAGATCAATAATCGACTATCTtgtaatgaaacaaaaaacgaagataaaagTGCACAATGTCAGAGTATATCGATCCGCAGAATGTGGAAGTGACCATCATCTGATAAAAGCTAAGTTAATAATGCCAATAATCAAagacaacaaacaaaagaatcaactgCAAAACAGTAAAGATTTAACATATATAGATATACCAAACTATAATATAGAAAGCCTTATGAACGAgagcacaaaattattataccaaCAAAGACTGGACCAAAACCTCCCACAGGAGTACGAACAAGAACCAACAGACAATCTTACCAAAGTAGTAATTGACAGCATACACAAAGCAGCCAAAGAAGCCTtaggatataaagaaatgaaaaagagaacaCGAAATTATTGGTGGACTGAACAActgcaaaatttaaaagaacaaaaacaacgatTGTATCATACCTGGCTAAGCACTAAAAAAGCAGAACATAAGGAACAATATAGTGAagctgtatcaaaatttaaaaccgctGCGATAGAGGCCAAAAACCTCAGCTGGGAAAATAAATGCAAGGAATTGGATACCTATTTAGGAGGACGCCAATCCAGGGAATCGTGGAGATTTATAGATAATGTTAGATCtggcagaaaagaaaatatcccaaTAGGCACCATATCACCAAATAAATGGCAAGACTATTACCGCTCATTACTCAGAGAACAGAGATCTGAATATAGTAACATGCCGGCTGAAGACATACGGATTACAG GAATTAAGGTGAAGGATGTACATTTAC